In Cuculus canorus isolate bCucCan1 chromosome 9, bCucCan1.pri, whole genome shotgun sequence, the following are encoded in one genomic region:
- the GPR171 gene encoding G-protein coupled receptor 171 has translation MSSNASQCYISKEMEPFTYFYYLIFLMGFIGSCFALWAFTQKDQKQKCMSIYLINLLTADFLLTLALPVKIIVDLGVASWRLRIFHCQVTACFIYLNMYLSIIFWGFVSIDRCLQLMHSCKIYRIQEPGFAKMLSAVVWAMVLLITVPNMAIPIKTIEERPGAGCIDFKTKFGRDWHVFTNFICTAIFLNFSAVILISNFLVVRQLYRNKYSESYTSVKKALTSILLVTAGYLLCFVPYHIVRIPYTLSQSDAITSCSLKQVLFKAKESTMLFAVSSLCFDPILYYHLSKSFRLKFTETFAPPKEGDVSTEERYHPTGQQMQKY, from the coding sequence ATGTCAAGCAATGCTTCACAATGCTATATCAGTAAAGAAATGGAACCTTTTACCTATTTTTACTACTTGATTTTTCTTATGGGATTCATTGGAAGCTGTTTTGCACTATGGGCATTCACACAAAAAGATCAGAAACAGAAGTGTATGAGCATCTACTTAATTAACCTCTTAACAGCAGATTTTTTGTTGACTTTGGCATTGCCAGTAAAGATTATTGTTGACCTAGGAGTTGCGTCCTGGAGACTGAGAATATTCCACTGTCAAGTTACAGCCTGCTTCATCTACCTGAACATGTATTTATCTATTATTTTTTGGGGGTTCGTAAGCATCGATCGTTGCCTTCAGCTAATGCACAGCTGTAAGATCTACCGCATTCAAGAGCCCGGATTTGCCAAGATGTTGTCTGCAGTCGTATGGGCAATGGTTCTCCTTATAACAGTGCCCAATATGGCTATTCCCATCAAAACCATTGAAGAAAGACCCGGTGCAGGATGCATcgatttcaaaacaaaatttggCAGAGACTGGCACGTGTTCACTAATTTCATCTGCACAGCAATATTCCTgaatttttcagctgtgattcTGATTTCCAATTTCCTTGTTGTTAGACAACTCTACCGAAACAAATACAGCGAGAGTTACACCAGTGTGAAGAAAGCCCTCACCAGCATATTGCTGGTAACCGCAGGCTACCTGCTGTGTTTCGTTCCATACCACATCGTCCGTATTCCCTACACTTTGAGCCAAAGCGACGCCATAACCAGCTGCTCTCTCAAGCAAGTTCTCTTTAAAGCTAAAGAATCTACAATGCTGTTTGCAGTATCGAGTCTTTGCTTTGACCCCATTCTCTATTACCATCTTTCCAAATCATTCCGACTGAAATTCACTGAGACTTTCGCACCACCCAAGGAGGGAGATGTTTCTACAGAAGAAAGATATCACCCAACTGGCCAGCAGATGCAAAAGTACTGA